In Rhizobium sp. WSM4643, the following are encoded in one genomic region:
- a CDS encoding putative bifunctional diguanylate cyclase/phosphodiesterase, which produces MKPDNPNRVPIDVYLSFVSSLSGNRMTLLVGVIVHVATCLAVAAKTQYSIYILLSVAFLLVFGARMAIFRQFDRVDKQSLSHAGIERWERILVASGACTTALLGIASGYAIFVVHDSFAELACISVTMATMVSVVGRNYGSRFAVDLQTFFCCLPMIVCSLLAMDFYRGVLSIFLIPFWLTTRAMANGVREFLYENVIARREITIIADRFDTALNNMPHGLVMVDAENRIQVVNRKACELLKIGAPERLKDRDLGAVLRYGARYSFMDASQPELILRQLTQVAEGNLSRTLIHFPEGLSLEFSASRRADGGAVLIFEDVSSRVKAEQKIMHMVRFDALTGLPNRQYFGQLVQEYLAKHQRKSGPLGFMVLDIDEFKHVNDMRGHVTGDHLLCAIAARIKQASGNAILGRLMGDQFILFFPHAKEQASLDVEIRRVHAAIQGNYAVDELTFLVSLSAGYAILESTAFAMDEWSVKADLALFESKSRFKGGISGFEREMDGRYIEQQRLKADLREAVSAQALHLAFQPMFRADGSRIECAEALARWVHPERGSIPPDVFIRLAEDMGIISDITRFVLFKACSECMNWPEHIAVSVNLSARDLRDADILFVVAEALAHSGLDAARLHLEVTESCLIDEPAAVRAILAELRSRGITIAIDDFGTGFSSLSYLDTLPLDIVKIDRSFVRNIVEDGRRLKLLRGTVNLARELGLKIVIEGVETEEQLTLLNKHRSADLVQGYVFSQPVPSQNIRLLQEGIGRRTVQRRRNKVA; this is translated from the coding sequence ATGAAGCCAGATAACCCGAACAGGGTCCCTATTGATGTGTATCTGTCGTTTGTGAGTTCCCTTTCCGGGAACCGCATGACGCTGCTTGTTGGCGTGATCGTCCATGTCGCGACGTGCCTTGCAGTGGCTGCCAAGACGCAGTACTCCATCTACATCCTGCTGTCCGTCGCCTTCCTTCTGGTCTTCGGCGCTCGCATGGCCATCTTCCGGCAGTTCGATCGTGTCGACAAGCAGAGCCTGTCGCACGCCGGAATCGAGCGTTGGGAGCGGATTCTCGTTGCCAGTGGAGCATGCACCACCGCGCTCCTCGGCATCGCCAGTGGCTACGCCATCTTCGTCGTCCACGATTCCTTTGCGGAGCTTGCCTGCATTTCCGTCACCATGGCGACCATGGTTTCCGTCGTTGGCCGCAACTACGGCTCGCGCTTCGCAGTCGACCTCCAGACCTTCTTCTGCTGCCTGCCGATGATCGTCTGCAGCCTGCTGGCGATGGACTTCTATCGCGGCGTGCTGTCGATCTTCCTCATTCCTTTCTGGCTGACGACGCGGGCCATGGCCAATGGCGTGCGCGAGTTCCTCTATGAGAACGTCATCGCACGCCGGGAAATCACCATCATCGCCGACCGCTTCGATACGGCGCTCAACAACATGCCGCACGGCCTGGTCATGGTCGATGCCGAGAACCGCATCCAGGTGGTCAACCGCAAGGCCTGCGAACTTCTGAAGATCGGCGCGCCAGAGCGGCTGAAGGATCGGGACCTCGGCGCCGTGCTGCGCTATGGCGCGCGCTACAGCTTCATGGACGCCTCGCAGCCGGAGCTCATTCTGCGCCAGCTCACCCAAGTGGCAGAGGGTAATCTGTCGCGCACGCTCATTCATTTTCCCGAGGGCCTGTCGCTCGAATTCTCCGCCAGCCGAAGGGCCGACGGCGGCGCTGTGCTGATCTTCGAGGACGTGTCGAGCCGGGTGAAGGCAGAGCAGAAGATCATGCACATGGTCCGCTTCGATGCGCTGACCGGCCTGCCGAACCGCCAATATTTCGGGCAGCTGGTGCAGGAGTATCTCGCCAAACATCAAAGGAAGTCCGGGCCGCTCGGCTTCATGGTTCTCGATATCGACGAATTCAAACATGTCAACGACATGCGCGGCCACGTTACGGGCGACCACCTGCTCTGCGCCATCGCCGCCCGCATCAAGCAGGCCTCCGGCAACGCCATCCTCGGCCGGTTGATGGGAGACCAGTTCATCCTGTTCTTCCCACATGCGAAGGAGCAGGCTTCGCTCGACGTCGAAATCCGCCGCGTGCACGCTGCAATCCAGGGCAATTACGCGGTCGACGAACTGACCTTCCTCGTTTCGCTCAGCGCCGGTTACGCGATTCTCGAAAGTACCGCGTTTGCGATGGATGAATGGAGCGTCAAAGCGGATCTGGCGCTGTTCGAAAGCAAGTCGCGCTTCAAGGGCGGCATATCAGGCTTCGAGCGGGAGATGGATGGCCGCTATATCGAGCAGCAGAGGCTGAAGGCGGATCTGCGCGAGGCGGTTTCGGCGCAGGCGCTGCATCTCGCCTTCCAGCCGATGTTCCGGGCCGACGGCTCGCGGATCGAGTGCGCCGAGGCCTTGGCGCGCTGGGTGCATCCGGAGAGGGGCTCGATCCCGCCCGACGTCTTCATCCGGCTCGCCGAGGATATGGGCATCATCTCCGACATTACCCGTTTCGTCCTGTTCAAGGCGTGCAGCGAATGCATGAACTGGCCGGAGCATATCGCCGTCTCGGTCAACCTCTCGGCGCGGGACCTGCGCGATGCCGATATTCTCTTTGTGGTCGCCGAAGCGCTTGCCCATTCCGGCCTCGACGCGGCGCGGCTGCATCTTGAAGTCACCGAGAGCTGCCTGATCGACGAGCCGGCGGCCGTGCGCGCCATCCTGGCGGAGCTCAGATCCCGGGGCATCACCATCGCCATCGACGATTTCGGCACCGGCTTCTCCAGCCTCAGCTATCTCGACACGCTGCCGCTCGATATCGTCAAGATCGACCGCTCCTTCGTGCGCAACATCGTCGAGGATGGGCGCCGCCTCAAGCTCTTGCGCGGCACGGTCAATCTCGCCCGCGAACTGGGCCTGAAGATCGTCATCGAGGGTGTGGAGACCGAGGAGCAGCTGACGCTGCTCAACAAGCACCGTAGTGCCGATCTGGTGCAGGGTTACGTTTTCTCGCAGCCGGTCCCTTCCCAGAATATCAGGCTGCTGCAAGAGGGCATCGGCCGCCGCACCGTCCAGCGCCGCCGCAACAAGGTCGCTTGA
- a CDS encoding N-acyl amino acid synthase FeeM domain-containing protein translates to MSDTLFTRGDFSRKILEILDHVEYRRVESGEDMEEVERLRYKAYKARDALSLAPEGLLDDVDFDSHAYIFGLYYYGELVSTIRIHYVTPEHRISRSGEAFPEAMDELLDAGLTLIDPARFAADPEFTAEMPWVPYLTLRPAIVAAAHFRADRVIQSVRPPHAAFYKRVFYADTIVPGRLAESYGVDVTLMATNVIEVGRKLLTRYPFFISSASEQRMMFSRNPNDTLPPLTIIPTARFVPPGELGTDLPL, encoded by the coding sequence ATGTCAGACACACTTTTTACGCGTGGCGATTTCAGCAGGAAAATACTGGAAATTCTGGATCACGTCGAATATCGCCGTGTCGAAAGCGGTGAAGACATGGAGGAAGTGGAGCGGCTGCGCTACAAGGCCTACAAGGCCCGTGACGCGCTGTCGCTTGCCCCGGAAGGCCTATTGGACGATGTCGACTTCGACAGCCATGCCTATATCTTCGGCCTCTACTATTATGGCGAACTGGTCAGTACGATTCGAATTCACTATGTGACGCCGGAGCATCGTATCAGCCGGTCCGGAGAAGCCTTTCCCGAGGCGATGGATGAGCTTTTGGACGCCGGGCTGACCTTGATCGACCCGGCGCGGTTCGCGGCCGATCCGGAGTTCACCGCCGAGATGCCATGGGTTCCCTATCTGACGTTGAGACCCGCCATCGTTGCGGCAGCGCATTTCCGGGCGGACCGCGTTATTCAGTCCGTCCGGCCCCCGCATGCCGCCTTCTACAAGCGGGTCTTCTATGCCGATACCATCGTGCCCGGCCGACTGGCGGAGAGTTACGGGGTCGACGTGACGCTGATGGCGACGAATGTGATCGAGGTCGGGCGCAAGCTGTTGACGCGCTATCCCTTTTTCATCTCCAGCGCCAGCGAGCAGCGCATGATGTTTTCACGCAATCCCAACGATACGCTGCCGCCGCTCACCATCATTCCGACGGCGCGTTTCGTGCCGCCAGGCGAACTCGGCACCGATCTGCCGCTGTGA
- a CDS encoding TRAP transporter large permease, whose product MFDFGIIPPAMFLGMVIFMLYGFPVAFSLAAVGLFFAIIGIATGHFGEVFLQALPLRFFGILSNDLLLAIPFFTFMGAVLERCGLAEDLLEGTGKLFGGIPGGLAYAVILVGAVLGAITGTVAASVITMGVISLPIMLRYGYNPRLATGVIAASGTITQVIPPSLVLVVLADQLGRSVGDMYLGAIGPSILQVAIFVLFILVMSIVRPKSMPPLPKEVRGDFNWALLVKVLMGMVPSIVLIFLVLGTIFMGLATPTEAGALGVVGAMLLAAMNRRLTWPLIREAMASTTHITSMVVMILIGSTCFSLVFQGMDGSRWIEHMLTGIPGGPVGFLIFVNIFIFVLAFFLDFFEIAFIVIPMLAPVASSLGIDLIWFGVLICVNMQTSFMHPPFGFALFYLRSIASKDVKTSDIYMGALPWVGMQLILVAIVIFWPQSVTYWLDHGPKVDPNSIKIEIPGFGGQLGLPPMGGGGNGSPQIPGLTLPPLNGLPGAPPPPAQ is encoded by the coding sequence TTGTTTGATTTCGGCATCATCCCGCCGGCCATGTTCCTCGGCATGGTCATCTTCATGCTCTACGGCTTTCCGGTCGCCTTTTCGCTCGCCGCCGTCGGCCTGTTTTTCGCCATCATCGGCATCGCCACCGGCCATTTCGGCGAGGTCTTCCTGCAGGCTCTGCCGCTGCGCTTCTTCGGCATTCTTTCCAACGACCTCCTGCTCGCCATTCCCTTCTTCACCTTCATGGGTGCGGTGCTGGAGCGCTGCGGGCTGGCCGAAGACCTGCTCGAAGGCACCGGTAAGCTTTTCGGCGGCATACCCGGCGGCCTTGCCTATGCCGTCATCCTCGTCGGCGCCGTGCTCGGCGCGATCACCGGCACGGTGGCCGCCTCCGTCATCACCATGGGGGTGATCTCGCTGCCGATCATGCTGCGCTATGGCTACAATCCGCGCCTTGCCACCGGCGTCATCGCCGCCTCGGGCACGATCACCCAAGTCATCCCGCCCTCGCTCGTGCTCGTCGTTCTTGCCGATCAGCTCGGCAGGTCGGTCGGTGACATGTATCTCGGCGCGATCGGCCCCTCGATTCTGCAGGTGGCGATCTTCGTGCTCTTCATCCTGGTGATGTCGATCGTCCGGCCGAAATCGATGCCGCCGCTGCCGAAGGAGGTGCGCGGCGATTTCAATTGGGCGCTGCTCGTCAAGGTGCTGATGGGCATGGTGCCTTCGATCGTGCTGATCTTCCTCGTGCTCGGCACGATCTTCATGGGCCTTGCGACACCGACGGAGGCAGGAGCGCTCGGCGTCGTCGGCGCCATGCTGCTCGCCGCCATGAACCGTCGCCTCACCTGGCCGCTGATCCGTGAAGCCATGGCATCGACCACGCACATCACATCCATGGTGGTGATGATCCTGATCGGCTCCACCTGTTTCAGCCTGGTCTTCCAGGGCATGGACGGCTCGCGCTGGATCGAGCACATGCTGACGGGGATACCAGGTGGCCCGGTCGGCTTCCTGATCTTCGTCAACATCTTCATCTTCGTGCTCGCCTTCTTCCTCGATTTCTTCGAGATCGCCTTCATCGTCATCCCGATGCTCGCTCCCGTCGCCTCCAGTCTCGGCATCGACCTGATCTGGTTCGGCGTGCTGATCTGCGTCAACATGCAGACGAGCTTCATGCACCCGCCTTTCGGCTTCGCGCTCTTCTACCTGCGTTCGATCGCCAGCAAGGACGTCAAGACCTCGGATATCTACATGGGTGCGCTCCCCTGGGTCGGCATGCAGCTGATCCTGGTGGCGATCGTGATCTTCTGGCCGCAATCGGTAACCTATTGGCTGGATCACGGCCCGAAGGTCGACCCGAACTCGATCAAGATCGAAATCCCGGGCTTCGGCGGCCAGCTCGGCCTGCCGCCGATGGGCGGCGGCGGCAATGGCTCGCCGCAGATCCCCGGCCTGACCCTGCCGCCCCTGAACGGCCTGCCGGGAGCACCGCCGCCACCCGCCCAATAG
- a CDS encoding aa3-type cytochrome c oxidase subunit IV produces the protein MAEHHTGPVETGAPMDYKEHEKTYDMFIASAKYGSMLLIVLLLAMTAGFFGGAGLLGGLFVFIILLAAGIFLFR, from the coding sequence ATGGCCGAACATCATACCGGACCGGTCGAGACCGGCGCGCCAATGGATTACAAAGAACATGAAAAGACCTACGACATGTTCATCGCCAGCGCGAAATACGGCTCGATGCTCCTCATCGTCCTCCTGCTTGCGATGACCGCCGGTTTCTTCGGCGGCGCCGGCCTTCTCGGTGGCCTCTTCGTCTTCATCATTCTTCTCGCCGCCGGCATCTTCCTGTTCCGCTGA
- a CDS encoding TRAP transporter small permease subunit, with the protein MSVLLAASRLIDSISQFMGKLAEYMVLFCCLISAGNAIVRYAFNYSSNGWLEIQWYLFAFVVMLGASHALRNNEHVRVDLIYGSVSDKAKIWIDIVGLILFLLPACVYLTWLCWPFFALSFHQGEISGNAGGLIRWPVKLILVAGFALLSLQGLSELVKRIAALAGHISIDTKYEKPLQ; encoded by the coding sequence ATGTCGGTACTTCTGGCCGCCAGTCGGCTGATCGACTCGATCAGTCAGTTCATGGGCAAACTTGCCGAATATATGGTGCTGTTCTGCTGTCTGATCAGCGCCGGAAACGCCATCGTCCGCTATGCCTTCAACTACAGTTCGAACGGCTGGCTGGAGATCCAGTGGTATCTCTTCGCCTTCGTCGTCATGCTCGGCGCCTCGCATGCGCTGCGCAACAACGAGCATGTCCGCGTCGACCTGATCTATGGTTCGGTTTCCGATAAGGCGAAGATCTGGATCGACATCGTCGGCCTCATCCTCTTCCTGCTTCCCGCATGCGTCTATCTCACCTGGCTGTGCTGGCCCTTCTTCGCGCTCTCCTTCCACCAGGGGGAAATATCGGGCAATGCTGGTGGGCTGATCCGCTGGCCCGTCAAGCTCATCCTCGTCGCCGGCTTCGCGTTGCTCTCCCTTCAAGGCCTCTCGGAACTGGTCAAGCGGATCGCAGCGCTTGCCGGCCATATCAGCATCGACACGAAATACGAAAAGCCGCTGCAGTAA